The sequence AGATACGGATGCTCGGCACGGGAAGCGAGCTATCCGTCCCTCCGGACAGACTGACCTCCGTGACGCCACCTGCTGCTGCGGGGCCACCACTCTCCCGGGCTGGCCTGTTCGCGGGTGCAGGACTCATCGCCGTCATCGCCTTGGCATTCCTTCTTGACGCCGGCGGCAACGACCCGGACGAGGCCGCTTCGGCGACTCCGCACGTGTCGGCGGTACCTCCAGCACCGAGCAGCCCCTCGACGGTTTCACCAACGACTGCGGCGACGCCACAGGCCGATGACACGCCCACCCCACGCGTGGCCCCCAGCTACGGTGCCGGAGTGCCCCCTTGGGTGAAGCGCGTCCAGGACGTGAAGGCGGCCTACATCCTGCCCGGCAATCCTGAGGAAGAAGACCCAGCCGACCGCAGAGACTCAGTTGTGATCGAGTACACCAGTGGCGACGCCGGTCAGCGCTGCACCGCGATGCGGGCATTGGCCGGGACCGAACACGGTGTCATCGCTTACACCCCGACCGGGATGGCGGTGGACTCGAACGACTGCCTCAGCGTGGACCTCAGTCCCTGATCGGCCGCGGTTCCCTGGGCTCAGTTCTGGTCTCATTCGCGTCCGTGCGGGCCCGTCCGTGCGTGGCCGCACCGAACGCTGCGCCGCAGGTCAGGACGCCCCTGACCCCCGTACGAATATTTGGTTAGAGGGTGGCCGTCTGCACGACGCTCCCGCTGTCACCACGGCCGAGGCGGCCAGCCGGAGTGCACCACCGACAGTTCGCGTCCTGGCGGGGGTCTTGCAGATCGCGCTGGCGAGTACGGGGGCGATGAATGACGGCGGCGTGATCGTGGTCGTCATCATGCAGGCCGGTGGCGGCCAGGACGAAGTGGTTGAGTGCCTCGGCAGCTGCGAGGGTGTTGAGTGTGATGACGCTGGGCACCGGGACACCCGGGACGTAGCGGGCAGCATCCCGTTCGGCTTTGGGGTGCATGTCGATCGCGAGCTGAGTGGAATCGATGAGCCGGTTGCACCACAGGCAACCGTCGCCGGGGAGCATGATCCGGGTGGCGGTGTGGATCTGGCCGACGCAGCCGGCGGAATCGACGGGGATCTTGACGCCTACTTGGACGCCTGGGATGAGGAACTGCTGAACGGTGGCGTTGACCCAGTGGCGGGCGGATGCGCTGTCGGCGGCGAGGAAGATCCAGTCGCAGAGCGCCAGCTCGTTGAGGGCCTCTGGGTGCTCCACGCGTGTGGCCTTGGGGATCAGACGAATGCGGGGATTGGCGCGCTGCGCGTTCCGGGCCGCGAGGTCGGTCTTGAGCTGGCCGATGTCGTCCTTTCCGGCAGCTACGAGGCGAGGCAGGTTGGTGGCCTCGACGGTGTCGTCGTCGATGAGGACGAGCGTGCCAACCCCCAGGCGGGCAAGTTCTTCGACGAGGATGCTGCCG comes from Streptomyces virginiae and encodes:
- a CDS encoding ThiF family adenylyltransferase; amino-acid sequence: MARRPVNPPAEGWSLTIPHRLWTELSAHLFPFGGGAVLLAGHAEGARGPRLLAYDLITATNDTAYIPGEYGHRALAPSFVRDAAVRARDESAAYLAVHAHGGLDRVRFSSVDTASHERGYPALRQITGQTVGGLVFTPHAAAGDLWLADGSRTPLAETVIPGGNLLRLRPCPVTATPAGPGHDRQARLLGDVGQATLNRLRVAVVGLGGVGSILVEELARLGVGTLVLIDDDTVEATNLPRLVAAGKDDIGQLKTDLAARNAQRANPRIRLIPKATRVEHPEALNELALCDWIFLAADSASARHWVNATVQQFLIPGVQVGVKIPVDSAGCVGQIHTATRIMLPGDGCLWCNRLIDSTQLAIDMHPKAERDAARYVPGVPVPSVITLNTLAAAEALNHFVLAATGLHDDDHDHAAVIHRPRTRQRDLQDPRQDANCRWCTPAGRLGRGDSGSVVQTATL